A genomic segment from Malaclemys terrapin pileata isolate rMalTer1 chromosome 1, rMalTer1.hap1, whole genome shotgun sequence encodes:
- the LOC128830592 gene encoding 14-3-3 protein epsilon, with translation MDDREDLVYQAKLAEQAERYDEMVESMKKVAGMDVELTVEERNLLSVAYKNVIGARRASWRIISSIEQKEENKGGEDKLKMIREYRQMVETELKLICCDILDVLDKHLIPAANTGESKVFYYKMKGDYHRYLAEFATGNDRKEAAENSLVAYKAASDIAMTELPPTHPIRLGLALNFSVFYYEILNSPDRACRLAKAAFDDAIAELDTLSEESYKDSTLIMQLLRDNLTLWTSDMQGDGEEQNKEALQDVEDENQ, from the coding sequence ATGGACGATCGGGAGGACCTTGTGTACCAGGCTAAGCTAGCTGAGCAGGCTGAGCGCTATGATGAAATGGTTGAATCAATGAAGAAAGTGGCTGGAATGGATGTGGAATTGACAGTggaagaaagaaaccttctaTCTGTTGCATATAAAAACGTGATTGGAGCTAGAAGAGCTTCATGGAGAATAATCAGCAGCATCGaacagaaagaagaaaacaaaggtgGAGAAGATAAACTAAAAATGATTCGGGAATATCGGCAAATGGTTGAGACCGAGCTGAAATTAATCTGTTGCGACATTCTGGATGTACTGGACAAACACCTCATTCCAGCAGCTAACACGGGCGAGTCCAAGGTTTTCTATTATAAAATGAAAGGGGACTACCACAGGTACCTGGCTGAGTTTGCCACAGGAAATGACAGGAAGGAGGCTGCAGAGAATAGCCTGGTGGCTTATAAAGCAGCTAGTGATATTGCAATGACAGAACTTCCGCCAACACATCCCATACGCTTGGGTCTTGCTCTCAACTTCTCTGTATTCTACTATGAAATTCTTAATTCCCCTGACCGTGCCTGCAGGTTGGCAAAAGCAGCTTTTGATGATGCTATTGCAGAACTGGATACACTGAGTGAAGAAAGTTATAAAGACTCTACACTTATCATGCAGTTGTTACGTGATAACCTGACACTATGGACTTCAGATATGCAGGGTGATGGTGAAGAACAGAATAAAGAAGCGCTGCAGGATGTGGAAGATGAAAACCAGTGA